The proteins below come from a single Balaenoptera musculus isolate JJ_BM4_2016_0621 chromosome 1, mBalMus1.pri.v3, whole genome shotgun sequence genomic window:
- the IL24 gene encoding interleukin-24 has product MAALPCLSLILLFWSQGPGVQGQEFQFGPCQVEGVVLQELWEAFQAMKDIVQAQDNITSVQLLRKEVLQNVSEAESCHLIHALLKFYLNTVFKNYRDKAVEFRILKSFSTLANNFIVIVSKLQASQEKEMFSISESARRRFLLFQRAFKQLDREAAVTKAFGEVDILLTWMENFYQL; this is encoded by the exons ATGGCTGCCCTTCCCTGCCTGAGTCTGATCCTGCTTTTCTGGAGCCAGGGGCCAGGGGTCCAGGGCCAAGAATTCCAATTTGGGCCCTGCCAAGTAGAAGGGGTAGTTCTTCAGGAACTGTGGGAGGCCTTCCAGGCCATGAAGGACATTGTG CAAGCTCAGGATAATATCACGAGTGTCCAGCTGCTGCGGAAGGAGGTTCTGCAGAATGTCTCG gaggCTGAAAGCTGCCACCTCATCCATGCCCTGCTGAAGTTCTACTTGAACACTGTCTTCAAAAACTACCGCGATAAGGCAGTTGAATTCAGGATCCTGAAGTCATTCTCTACTCTGGCCAACAACTTTATTGTCATCGTGTCCAAACTGCAAGCCAGT CAGGAGAAGGAGATGTTTTCCATCAGTGAGAGTGCACGCAGGCGGTTTCTGCTGTTCCAGCGAGCATTTAAACAG TTGGACAGAGAAGCAGCTGTGACCAAAGCCTTTGGAGAAGTGGACATTCTCTTGACCTGGATGGAGAACTTCTACCAGCTCTGA
- the FCMR gene encoding LOW QUALITY PROTEIN: fas apoptotic inhibitory molecule 3 (The sequence of the model RefSeq protein was modified relative to this genomic sequence to represent the inferred CDS: inserted 1 base in 1 codon; deleted 2 bases in 2 codons) codes for MDLWLWSLYFLPVAGALKVLPEVKVEGLLGGSVVIECPLPEMHVRIYLCGXIVASGGCATVVSNRNFVKKEFKHRGPLELFPERNLFLVEMTELVESDSGVYACGAGMDTDRGKTQQVTLSVHSDYGPFWEEEPVPEPPAWFNRFLQMHMPPWFQMPEHASSLEFISKVTTPAQRTEAPPAHHASPTTSITHRPRVYRASSVATAQPTTLLPPARASKTSAREELLRLQTASYNHQSRLHRQRALNHGPGPVSGMEDQGFYILTPTILGLILLALLGLVAKRVIQRRKALSRRVRRLAVRMRALEASQRPLSQRPRVSQRPRTQNNVYSACPRRPRGVDAAGEGAAPLPGSGSSAPQAPPQVSETPWLHAPSVNISCEYVSFYHQPAAKMEDTDSDDYVNIPCLTQLSSCPSGPRPWCQ; via the exons TAGCTGGAGCCCTGAAGGTCCTTCCAGAAGTAAAGGTGGAGGGA TTGCTGGGAGGATCCGTTGTCATCGAGTGCCCGCTTCCTGAAATGCATGTGAGGATATATCTGTGCG TAATTGTTGCGTCTGGAGGATGCGCCACCGTGGTGTCCAACAGGAACTTCGTCAAGAAGGAATTCAAGCATCGAGGTCCCCTGGAGCTG TTTCCAGAGAGGAATCTGTTCCTGGTGGAGATGACAGAGCTGGTCGAGAGTGACAGTGGGGTCTATGCCTGTGGGGCGGGCATGGACACAGACCGGGGCAAGACCCAGCAGGTCACCCTGTCTGTTCACAGTG ATTACGGGCCTTTCTGGGAAGAAGAGCCAGTGCCTGAGCCTCCAGCATGGTTTAATAGATTTCTCCAAATGCATATGCCTCCTTGGTTCCAGATGCCTGAACATGCCAGTTCTTTGGAATTCATATCCAAAG TAACCACACCAGCTCAAAGGACCGAGGCCCCTCCAGCACACCATGCCTCCCCCACCACCTCAATCACCCACCGCCCTCGAGTTTACAGGGCATCTTCAGTAGCAACCGCCCAGCCCACCACCCTCCTGCCACCCGCCAGAGCCTCAAAAACCTCAGCACGGGAGGAACTGCTCAGGCTCCAGACGGCCAGCTACAACCACCAAAGCAGGCTTCACAGGCAGAG aGCACTCAACCACGGCCCAGGCCCGGTGTCTGGGATGGAAGATCAAGGCTTCTACATCCTGACCCCCACCATCCTGGGTCTCATCCTGCTGGCACTTCTGGGGCTGGTGGCGAAGAGGGTCATTCAAAGGAGGAAAG CTCTCTCCAGACGGGTCCGCCGACTGGCCGTGAGGATGCGCGCCCTGGAGGCCTCACAGCGGCCCCTGTCACAGCGGCCACGCGTGTCGCAGCGGCCACGCACCCAGAACAACGTCTACAGCGCCTGCCCTCGGCGCCCTCGGGGGGTGGACGCTGCTG GTGAAGGGGCGGCACCTCTCCCAGGCTCCGGATCATCGGCGCCCCAAGCCCCGCCGCAG GTGTCGGAAACTCCCTGGCTCCACGCCCCATCTGTGAACATCAGCTGTGAATATGTGAGCTTCTACCACCAGCCTGCTGCCAAGATGGAGGACACGGATTCCGATGACTACGTCAATATTCCCTGCCTGACTCAGCTCTCCAGCTGTCCCTCTGGGCCCAGACCTTGGTGCCAATGA